One genomic segment of Vespa velutina chromosome 10, iVesVel2.1, whole genome shotgun sequence includes these proteins:
- the LOC124952708 gene encoding uncharacterized protein LOC124952708 isoform X4 — MLQCCGVGGGASTAPQAPQLQATGSAVGATTSAIMQDPVLESILEQMRETEARRTDLERQYGEAQNQLREKIAGRYQGPESVEALQSKIRELEKKTELQMVKHEELSLELTSLRRARTRGPGVGHVTSGIPTSTWPPAGSEIDRIIAKIEQDSSSAGRMLHDLDHARGTITTQQPSATQSILRSSSENLPNLGQHQHPPHPHALNLGMPTQMSHYAGSPMPLTPMMPGCPPLTPNGPPYHYSEPIPPAPSLSTSQSQPAFQQKLQQYQQQQQTDLSSSHPQGALPSQQKQQAHTHFTSNQYQESYPHTQTYQQPLQQQQHPSSTSYLTASNQSVIPHYTQPTQTAQSYQLNGSQHGSQQSTTYPNLSMSTHPNGTYSSGASFNPQLSHLNYSVPPSNITQTTLSTLAPYSTASFHSTLGPLTSVSQTVLPYSSVQSSYATSGLTYSTVGTNAFGTSSVGSGTTSGNLLQAIGDPLQAMQQLSAQSQANQLQQQAIIQQIQQSLRASSPTATSTTGHHFLGPRQMPKIPTGILTNPLDRLTNENIVSEGQVDMLDIPGKGRCYVYIARFTYEPFQHSPNENPEAELPVQGGDYLLVWSQPDDDGFLDAETLDGRRGLVPANFVQKLIGEDLLEFHQAVLGLRDVDDSASTNIPQCYLQDIDLELAALEEGNRNRQAELSAYAELDNIAEDDEQEPPEVYLFSDLVPAPQHLTLERQLNKSVLIGWTAPENPHQLESYHVYVDGVLKVTVKATERTRALVEGVDSTRPHRISVRSVTHSRRTSRDAACTMVIGKDIALGPTAVKASNVTATSAVISWLPSNSNHQHVVCVNNVEVRTVKPGVYRHTITGLAPSTIYRVTVKAKNLRATHFEDQNAQAVNNFACHVHFKTLPKGLPDPPVDIQVEAGPQDGTLLVTWQPVALNGSAVTGYAVYADGKKVTDVDSPTGDHALVDIHKLMGLNPKHITVRTKSRESQSGDSCATAIPCSVLRGGTSTHLQHGAPHMLDQGQQQQQQQQQTSVIQQDDPNRHRMAVAQRYPTAPVPSHMRRQGTRVDVHGQVIIETDENLSDKEIFPGQSISQMAVPEITKDSASEANYSEEDDPSRRGRGMSPHHHRYGPQGPQGPPGAYRSVRMGGPGRPQDAYYDQTGNQRMRGPIYGARVNQAQGGNVHPASGVQQMNKRVRRFIALFDYDPTTMSPNPNACEEELQFSEGDTIKVYGEKDADGFYWGECRGRRGYVPHNMVEELKDQNQGGQGQPNRRGPGSNERWGDIYASMPMKKMIAMYDYNPQELSPNPDAQVELPFHAGNEICVYGEMDSDGFYMGELNGVRGLVPSNFLIEASNQGQPSQGGRRPPGQSQGPGARGPPPPPREPPPTGHRRNKDACIVPVSVPVCHLDSRQQQQQQQQQQPLMNNQQHQLQQNNPPHLAYQQANHHSNTTVTTSNQHGPSHLPSGGGVMGAHQQGPLPPHLQQQGKGRGGVGNRAVGSNMPGGMQTPGQHMQPQQQLDYQGQQQPNQQYQQQPNQQNQNYQQPNQGYPQQGQQGFGQQAGQQYQQPQQQQQGQHQQQQQQQQQQVQQPNQGYGQQNQGPSMQSSQPSSKPMRGIPTVLPTAQSKTTPNTPQGQQQQQQPQQQQSTGPNLMQKFTEMAGASAGGDILSKGKELIFMKFGLGK; from the exons ATGTTGCAGTGCTGTGGCGTTGGAGGTGGCGCTTCCACGGCACCTCAGGCTCCGCAGCTGCAGGCTACCGGATCTGCTGTCGGGGCTACCACCTCCGCGATCATGCAGGACCCAGTTCTCGAGTCCATCCTCGAG CAAATGCGAGAAACCGAAGCTCGGAGGACAGATTTGGAACGACAATACGGGGAAGCACAGAATCAATTACGTGAAAAGATAGCAGGTCGATACCAAGGACCAGAATCAGTCGAAGCACTACAGTCGAAAATCAGAGAGTTGGAGAAAAAAACTGAATTGCAAATGGTGAAGCATGAGGAATTATCGCTGGAATTGACGAGTTTAAGAAGGGCTCGAACTCGTGGCCCAGGTGTTGGTCATGTTACATCTGGAATACCAACATCCACTTGGCCTCCGGCTGGCTCTGAAATTGATAGAATTATTGCAAAGATTGAACAAGACAGTAGCAG tgcCGGCAGAATGTTACACGACTTGGATCATGCTCGAGGAACTATAACTACACAGCAACCTTCGGCCACGCAAAGTATTCTTCGATCCAGTTCGGAGAACCTTCCTAATTTGGGCCAACATCAGCACCCTCCTCATCCACATGCTCTTAATCTGGGGATGCCCACGCAAATGAGCCAT TATGCAGGGTCGCCCATGCCATTGACGCCAATGATGCCTGGTTGTCCGCCGTTGACGCCAAACGGGCCACCGTATCATTATAGCGAACCAATACCTCCAGCACCATCTCTCTCTACTAGTCAGTCGCAGCCTGCTTTTCAACAAAAGCTCCAGCAatatcaacaacaacaacaaacggATTTGTCGAGTTCTCATCCTCAGGGAGCCTTGCCCTCCCAACAAAAGCAACAAGCGCACACACACTTCACAAGTAATCAGTATCAAGAGAGTTATCCGCATACGCAAACTTATCAGCAACCGCttcaacagcaacaacatcCAAGCTCGACTTCGTACCTGACAGCGTCGAATCAAAGTGTGATACCTCATTATACGCAGCCAACTCAGACTGCGCAAAGTTATCAATTAAATGGCAGCCAGCATGGTTCTCAACAG TCTACGACGTATCCTAATTTATCAATGTCGACGCATCCCAATGGGACATACAGTTCAGGAGCTTCTTTCAACCCTCAACTGTCTCACCTTAATTATTCGGTTCCGCCGTCGAATATCACGCAAACTACCTTGTCAACGTTGGCACCATATTCGACGGCATCCTTCCATTCAACATTAGGGCCGCTTACGAGCGTTTCTCAAACCGTTCTTCCTTATTCGAGCGTTCAAAGTAGCTATGCTACAAGCGGCTTGACTTATTCTACTGTCGGGACCAATGCTTTCGGCACCTCGAGCGTCGGCTCGG GTACTACATCGGGAAACTTGTTACAAGCAATAGGAGATCCTTTACAAGCGATGCAACAACTATCTGCTCAATCGCAAGCCAATCAATTGCAACAACAAGCGATTATTCAACAAATACAACAAAGTTTGCGAGCTAGTTCGCCAACGGCGACAAGTACAACGGGCCACCATTTTCTTGGTCCAAGACAAATGCCAAAAATCCCTACTGGTATACTTACTAATCCTTTAGATAGATTGACCAATGAAAATATAGTATCTGAAGGTCAAGTCGACATGTTGGATATACCTGGCAAGGGTAGATGTTACGTTTACATAGCTCGCTTCACTTATGAGCCCTTTCAGCATTCGCCTAATGAAAATCCAGAAGCTGAGTTACCCGTACAGGGTGGGGATTATCTTCTTGTTTGGAGTCAACCAGACGATGATGGTTTCCTTGACGCTGAAACTCTCGATGGAAGGCGTGGTCTCGTACCCGCTAACTTTGTACAAAAGTTAATCGGTGAAGATCTGTTGGAATTTCATCAAGCTGTCCTCGGCCTTAGAGACGTCGATGATTCTGCTTCAACGAATATTCCACAA TGCTATCTGCAGGACATCGATCTAGAATTAGCAGCTTTAGAAGAAGGAAATCGAAATCGACAAGCTGAGTTATCTGCTTATGCTGAATTAGACAATATTGCGGAAGATGACGAACAGGAACCACCAG AAGTCTACCTGTTTTCGGACCTAGTTCCGGCGCCGCAGCACCTCACTCTCGAACGACAACTCAACAAGAGTGTCCTGATTGGGTGGACCGCTCCTGAAAATCCTCATCAACTAGAATCCTATCATGTCTACGTGGATGGTGTACTGAAGGTTACCGTCAAAGCTACTGAAAGAACGAGGGCATTGGTCGAGGGAGTTGATTCTACTAGg CCCCACAGAATAAGCGTACGATCAGTGACGCATTCGAGAAGAACATCAAGGGATGCAGCATGCACAATGGTAATCGGCAAAGATATTGCTTTGGGTCCAACTGCCGTAAAAGCATCCAATGTAACAGCAACAAGCGCTGTGATATCATGGTTGCCAAGTAATAGTAATCATCAACACGTAGTTTGTGTGAATAACGTCGAAGTCAGGACCGTGAAGCCAGGAGTTTATAGACATACGATCACCGGTTTGGCACCCTCAACGATTTACAGGGTGACGGTGAAAGCGAAAAATTTAAGAGCAACACATTTTGAGGATCAAAATGCACAAGCGGTAAACAATTTTGCCTGTCATGTCCATTTTAAGACATTGCCCAAAGGATTGCCAGATCCTCCGGTCGATATCCAG GTGGAGGCTGGACCGCAGGACGGCACTTTGCTAGTGACCTGGCAGCCTGTTGCCCTAAACGGTTCGGCCGTCACCGGTTACGCGGTGTATGCCGATGGAAAAAAAGTCACCGACGTTGACAGTCCCACCGGTGATCACGCTTTGGTCGACATACACAAACTTATGGGACTGAATCCAAAACACATAACAGTCCGTACGAAGAGTAGGGAGAGTCAATCGGGTGACAGTTGTGCTACAGCGATACCTTGCAGTGTTCTTCGGGGTGGTACGAGTACTCATTTGCAGCATGGTGCCCCACACATGCTCGATCAAggccaacaacaacaacaacaacaacaacaaacaaGCGTCATACAACAGGACGATCCGAACCGTCATCGTATGGCAGTTGCTCAGCGATATCCTACTGCACCTGTTCCATCGCACATGAGAAGACAAGGTACCAGAGTCGATGTACATGGTCAAGTAATCATTGAAACAGATGAAAACCTCTCCGACAAGGAAATATTTCCAGGACAGAGCATCTCTCAAATGG CTGTTCCAGAAATCACAAAGGATTCTGCTAGCGAAGCCAATTATAGCGAAGAGGATGATCCATCTCGAAGAGGTCGTGGAATGTCACCGCATCATCATCGATATGGTCCTCAAGGCCCTCAAGGACCACCTGGGGCATATAGATCGGTTAGAATGGGAGGACCTGGTAGACCTCAGGATGCTTATTACGATCaaacag GTAATCAAAGGATGAGAGGACCGATATATGGCGCAAGAGTAAATCAAGCTCAAGGTGGTAACGTTCATCCAGCTAGTGGTGTTCAACAAATGAATAAGAGGGTACGCCGATTCATCGCATTATTCGATTACGATCCAACGACTATGTCACCAAATCCCAATGCCTGCGAGGAAGAATTACAATTCTCTGAGGGAGACACCATCAAg GTATACGGTGAAAAGGATGCCGATGGTTTTTATTGGGGCGAATGTCGTGGTAGACGAGGATACGTGCCGCATAATATGGttgaagaattaaaagatCAAAATCAAGGTGGTCAAGGACAACCTAATAGACGAGGACCTGGATCTAATGAAAGATGGGGAGATATCTATGCGAGTATGCCtatgaagaaaatgatagCGATGTACGATTATAATCCACAGGAACTTTCACCTAATCCGGATGCG CAAGTCGAGTTACCGTTTCATGCTGGCAATGAAATTTGTGTTTATGGTGAAATGGACTCCGATGGATTTTATATGGGCGAACTTAACGGAGTTCGCGGTTTAGTGCCAAGTAATTTCCTCATAGAAGCATCTAACCAGGGTCAACCGTCTCAAGGAGGTAGAAGGCCACCGGGACAAAGTCAAGGACCCGGTGCGAGAGGTCCACCACCCCCACCACGAGAACCTCCGCCAACTGGTCACCGccgtaataaag ATGCCTGCATTGTGCCTGTGTCTGTCCCTGTCTGTCACTTAGACTCtagacaacaacaacaacaacaacaacaacaacaaccactAATGAACAACCAACAACATCAACTACAACAAAACAATCCACCGCATCTAGCGTACCAACAAGCGAATCACCATAGCAATACGACTGTAACCACGTCTAATCAGCATGGGCCCAGTCACTTGCCTTCCGGCGGTGGTGTCATGGGTGCCCATCAACAAGGGCCCCTTCCACCCCACCTTCAACAGCAG gggaaggggaggggaggCGTGGGCAATCGAGCCGTTGGTAGTAACATGCCAGGCGGCATGCAAACTCCGGGACAACACATGCAACCGCAACAGCAGCTCGATTATCAAGGTCAGCAACAGCCGAATCAACAGTATCAACAACAGCCGAATCAACAGAATCAGAATTATCAGCAACCAAATCAGGGATACCCGCAACAAGGTCAACAAGGTTTTGGACAGCAAGCTGGACAACAGTATCAACAAccgcaacaacaacaacagggACAGcatcaacagcaacagcagcaacagcagcagcaggtGCAACAACCAAATCAAGGATATGGTCAACAAAACCAAGGACCATCGATGCAGAGTTCACAGCCAAGCAGCAAACCAATGAGGGGTATACCGACTGTCCTTCCAACTGCTCAAAGCAAAACCACACCGAACACTCCGCAAGgccaacaacaacagcaacagccaCAACAGCAGCAGAGTACGGGTCCGAATCTAATGCAAAAATTTACAGAAATGGCAGGTGCCAGTGCAGGCGGAGATATTCTCTCGAAAGGCAAAGAGCTTATCTTTATGAAGTTTGGCTTGGGCAAGTGA
- the LOC124952708 gene encoding uncharacterized protein LOC124952708 isoform X7, with amino-acid sequence MLQCCGVGGGASTAPQAPQLQATGSAVGATTSAIMQDPVLESILEQMRETEARRTDLERQYGEAQNQLREKIAGRYQGPESVEALQSKIRELEKKTELQMVKHEELSLELTSLRRARTRGPGVGHVTSGIPTSTWPPAGSEIDRIIAKIEQDSSSAGRMLHDLDHARGTITTQQPSATQSILRSSSENLPNLGQHQHPPHPHALNLGMPTQMSHYAGSPMPLTPMMPGCPPLTPNGPPYHYSEPIPPAPSLSTSQSQPAFQQKLQQYQQQQQTDLSSSHPQGALPSQQKQQAHTHFTSNQYQESYPHTQTYQQPLQQQQHPSSTSYLTASNQSVIPHYTQPTQTAQSYQLNGSQHGSQQSTTYPNLSMSTHPNGTYSSGASFNPQLSHLNYSVPPSNITQTTLSTLAPYSTASFHSTLGPLTSVSQTVLPYSSVQSSYATSGLTYSTVGTNAFGTSSVGSGTTSGNLLQAIGDPLQAMQQLSAQSQANQLQQQAIIQQIQQSLRASSPTATSTTGHHFLGPRQMPKIPTGILTNPLDRLTNENIVSEGQVDMLDIPGKGRCYVYIARFTYEPFQHSPNENPEAELPVQGGDYLLVWSQPDDDGFLDAETLDGRRGLVPANFVQKLIGEDLLEFHQAVLGLRDVDDSASTNIPQCYLQDIDLELAALEEGNRNRQAELSAYAELDNIAEDDEQEPPVPAPQHLTLERQLNKSVLIGWTAPENPHQLESYHVYVDGVLKVTVKATERTRALVEGVDSTRPHRISVRSVTHSRRTSRDAACTMVIGKDIALGPTAVKASNVTATSAVISWLPSNSNHQHVVCVNNVEVRTVKPGVYRHTITGLAPSTIYRVTVKAKNLRATHFEDQNAQAVNNFACHVHFKTLPKGLPDPPVDIQVEAGPQDGTLLVTWQPVALNGSAVTGYAVYADGKKVTDVDSPTGDHALVDIHKLMGLNPKHITVRTKSRESQSGDSCATAIPCSVLRGGTSTHLQHGAPHMLDQGQQQQQQQQQTSVIQQDDPNRHRMAVAQRYPTAPVPSHMRRQGTRVDVHGQVIIETDENLSDKEIFPGQSISQMAVPEITKDSASEANYSEEDDPSRRGRGMSPHHHRYGPQGPQGPPGAYRSVRMGGPGRPQDAYYDQTGNQRMRGPIYGARVNQAQGGNVHPASGVQQMNKRVRRFIALFDYDPTTMSPNPNACEEELQFSEGDTIKVYGEKDADGFYWGECRGRRGYVPHNMVEELKDQNQGGQGQPNRRGPGSNERWGDIYASMPMKKMIAMYDYNPQELSPNPDAQVELPFHAGNEICVYGEMDSDGFYMGELNGVRGLVPSNFLIEASNQGQPSQGGRRPPGQSQGPGARGPPPPPREPPPTGHRRNKDACIVPVSVPVCHLDSRQQQQQQQQQQPLMNNQQHQLQQNNPPHLAYQQANHHSNTTVTTSNQHGPSHLPSGGGVMGAHQQGPLPPHLQQQGKGRGGVGNRAVGSNMPGGMQTPGQHMQPQQQLDYQGQQQPNQQYQQQPNQQNQNYQQPNQGYPQQGQQGFGQQAGQQYQQPQQQQQGQHQQQQQQQQQQVQQPNQGYGQQNQGPSMQSSQPSSKPMRGIPTVLPTAQSKTTPNTPQGQQQQQQPQQQQSTGPNLMQKFTEMAGASAGGDILSKGKELIFMKFGLGK; translated from the exons ATGTTGCAGTGCTGTGGCGTTGGAGGTGGCGCTTCCACGGCACCTCAGGCTCCGCAGCTGCAGGCTACCGGATCTGCTGTCGGGGCTACCACCTCCGCGATCATGCAGGACCCAGTTCTCGAGTCCATCCTCGAG CAAATGCGAGAAACCGAAGCTCGGAGGACAGATTTGGAACGACAATACGGGGAAGCACAGAATCAATTACGTGAAAAGATAGCAGGTCGATACCAAGGACCAGAATCAGTCGAAGCACTACAGTCGAAAATCAGAGAGTTGGAGAAAAAAACTGAATTGCAAATGGTGAAGCATGAGGAATTATCGCTGGAATTGACGAGTTTAAGAAGGGCTCGAACTCGTGGCCCAGGTGTTGGTCATGTTACATCTGGAATACCAACATCCACTTGGCCTCCGGCTGGCTCTGAAATTGATAGAATTATTGCAAAGATTGAACAAGACAGTAGCAG tgcCGGCAGAATGTTACACGACTTGGATCATGCTCGAGGAACTATAACTACACAGCAACCTTCGGCCACGCAAAGTATTCTTCGATCCAGTTCGGAGAACCTTCCTAATTTGGGCCAACATCAGCACCCTCCTCATCCACATGCTCTTAATCTGGGGATGCCCACGCAAATGAGCCAT TATGCAGGGTCGCCCATGCCATTGACGCCAATGATGCCTGGTTGTCCGCCGTTGACGCCAAACGGGCCACCGTATCATTATAGCGAACCAATACCTCCAGCACCATCTCTCTCTACTAGTCAGTCGCAGCCTGCTTTTCAACAAAAGCTCCAGCAatatcaacaacaacaacaaacggATTTGTCGAGTTCTCATCCTCAGGGAGCCTTGCCCTCCCAACAAAAGCAACAAGCGCACACACACTTCACAAGTAATCAGTATCAAGAGAGTTATCCGCATACGCAAACTTATCAGCAACCGCttcaacagcaacaacatcCAAGCTCGACTTCGTACCTGACAGCGTCGAATCAAAGTGTGATACCTCATTATACGCAGCCAACTCAGACTGCGCAAAGTTATCAATTAAATGGCAGCCAGCATGGTTCTCAACAG TCTACGACGTATCCTAATTTATCAATGTCGACGCATCCCAATGGGACATACAGTTCAGGAGCTTCTTTCAACCCTCAACTGTCTCACCTTAATTATTCGGTTCCGCCGTCGAATATCACGCAAACTACCTTGTCAACGTTGGCACCATATTCGACGGCATCCTTCCATTCAACATTAGGGCCGCTTACGAGCGTTTCTCAAACCGTTCTTCCTTATTCGAGCGTTCAAAGTAGCTATGCTACAAGCGGCTTGACTTATTCTACTGTCGGGACCAATGCTTTCGGCACCTCGAGCGTCGGCTCGG GTACTACATCGGGAAACTTGTTACAAGCAATAGGAGATCCTTTACAAGCGATGCAACAACTATCTGCTCAATCGCAAGCCAATCAATTGCAACAACAAGCGATTATTCAACAAATACAACAAAGTTTGCGAGCTAGTTCGCCAACGGCGACAAGTACAACGGGCCACCATTTTCTTGGTCCAAGACAAATGCCAAAAATCCCTACTGGTATACTTACTAATCCTTTAGATAGATTGACCAATGAAAATATAGTATCTGAAGGTCAAGTCGACATGTTGGATATACCTGGCAAGGGTAGATGTTACGTTTACATAGCTCGCTTCACTTATGAGCCCTTTCAGCATTCGCCTAATGAAAATCCAGAAGCTGAGTTACCCGTACAGGGTGGGGATTATCTTCTTGTTTGGAGTCAACCAGACGATGATGGTTTCCTTGACGCTGAAACTCTCGATGGAAGGCGTGGTCTCGTACCCGCTAACTTTGTACAAAAGTTAATCGGTGAAGATCTGTTGGAATTTCATCAAGCTGTCCTCGGCCTTAGAGACGTCGATGATTCTGCTTCAACGAATATTCCACAA TGCTATCTGCAGGACATCGATCTAGAATTAGCAGCTTTAGAAGAAGGAAATCGAAATCGACAAGCTGAGTTATCTGCTTATGCTGAATTAGACAATATTGCGGAAGATGACGAACAGGAACCACCAG TTCCGGCGCCGCAGCACCTCACTCTCGAACGACAACTCAACAAGAGTGTCCTGATTGGGTGGACCGCTCCTGAAAATCCTCATCAACTAGAATCCTATCATGTCTACGTGGATGGTGTACTGAAGGTTACCGTCAAAGCTACTGAAAGAACGAGGGCATTGGTCGAGGGAGTTGATTCTACTAGg CCCCACAGAATAAGCGTACGATCAGTGACGCATTCGAGAAGAACATCAAGGGATGCAGCATGCACAATGGTAATCGGCAAAGATATTGCTTTGGGTCCAACTGCCGTAAAAGCATCCAATGTAACAGCAACAAGCGCTGTGATATCATGGTTGCCAAGTAATAGTAATCATCAACACGTAGTTTGTGTGAATAACGTCGAAGTCAGGACCGTGAAGCCAGGAGTTTATAGACATACGATCACCGGTTTGGCACCCTCAACGATTTACAGGGTGACGGTGAAAGCGAAAAATTTAAGAGCAACACATTTTGAGGATCAAAATGCACAAGCGGTAAACAATTTTGCCTGTCATGTCCATTTTAAGACATTGCCCAAAGGATTGCCAGATCCTCCGGTCGATATCCAG GTGGAGGCTGGACCGCAGGACGGCACTTTGCTAGTGACCTGGCAGCCTGTTGCCCTAAACGGTTCGGCCGTCACCGGTTACGCGGTGTATGCCGATGGAAAAAAAGTCACCGACGTTGACAGTCCCACCGGTGATCACGCTTTGGTCGACATACACAAACTTATGGGACTGAATCCAAAACACATAACAGTCCGTACGAAGAGTAGGGAGAGTCAATCGGGTGACAGTTGTGCTACAGCGATACCTTGCAGTGTTCTTCGGGGTGGTACGAGTACTCATTTGCAGCATGGTGCCCCACACATGCTCGATCAAggccaacaacaacaacaacaacaacaacaaacaaGCGTCATACAACAGGACGATCCGAACCGTCATCGTATGGCAGTTGCTCAGCGATATCCTACTGCACCTGTTCCATCGCACATGAGAAGACAAGGTACCAGAGTCGATGTACATGGTCAAGTAATCATTGAAACAGATGAAAACCTCTCCGACAAGGAAATATTTCCAGGACAGAGCATCTCTCAAATGG CTGTTCCAGAAATCACAAAGGATTCTGCTAGCGAAGCCAATTATAGCGAAGAGGATGATCCATCTCGAAGAGGTCGTGGAATGTCACCGCATCATCATCGATATGGTCCTCAAGGCCCTCAAGGACCACCTGGGGCATATAGATCGGTTAGAATGGGAGGACCTGGTAGACCTCAGGATGCTTATTACGATCaaacag GTAATCAAAGGATGAGAGGACCGATATATGGCGCAAGAGTAAATCAAGCTCAAGGTGGTAACGTTCATCCAGCTAGTGGTGTTCAACAAATGAATAAGAGGGTACGCCGATTCATCGCATTATTCGATTACGATCCAACGACTATGTCACCAAATCCCAATGCCTGCGAGGAAGAATTACAATTCTCTGAGGGAGACACCATCAAg GTATACGGTGAAAAGGATGCCGATGGTTTTTATTGGGGCGAATGTCGTGGTAGACGAGGATACGTGCCGCATAATATGGttgaagaattaaaagatCAAAATCAAGGTGGTCAAGGACAACCTAATAGACGAGGACCTGGATCTAATGAAAGATGGGGAGATATCTATGCGAGTATGCCtatgaagaaaatgatagCGATGTACGATTATAATCCACAGGAACTTTCACCTAATCCGGATGCG CAAGTCGAGTTACCGTTTCATGCTGGCAATGAAATTTGTGTTTATGGTGAAATGGACTCCGATGGATTTTATATGGGCGAACTTAACGGAGTTCGCGGTTTAGTGCCAAGTAATTTCCTCATAGAAGCATCTAACCAGGGTCAACCGTCTCAAGGAGGTAGAAGGCCACCGGGACAAAGTCAAGGACCCGGTGCGAGAGGTCCACCACCCCCACCACGAGAACCTCCGCCAACTGGTCACCGccgtaataaag ATGCCTGCATTGTGCCTGTGTCTGTCCCTGTCTGTCACTTAGACTCtagacaacaacaacaacaacaacaacaacaacaaccactAATGAACAACCAACAACATCAACTACAACAAAACAATCCACCGCATCTAGCGTACCAACAAGCGAATCACCATAGCAATACGACTGTAACCACGTCTAATCAGCATGGGCCCAGTCACTTGCCTTCCGGCGGTGGTGTCATGGGTGCCCATCAACAAGGGCCCCTTCCACCCCACCTTCAACAGCAG gggaaggggaggggaggCGTGGGCAATCGAGCCGTTGGTAGTAACATGCCAGGCGGCATGCAAACTCCGGGACAACACATGCAACCGCAACAGCAGCTCGATTATCAAGGTCAGCAACAGCCGAATCAACAGTATCAACAACAGCCGAATCAACAGAATCAGAATTATCAGCAACCAAATCAGGGATACCCGCAACAAGGTCAACAAGGTTTTGGACAGCAAGCTGGACAACAGTATCAACAAccgcaacaacaacaacagggACAGcatcaacagcaacagcagcaacagcagcagcaggtGCAACAACCAAATCAAGGATATGGTCAACAAAACCAAGGACCATCGATGCAGAGTTCACAGCCAAGCAGCAAACCAATGAGGGGTATACCGACTGTCCTTCCAACTGCTCAAAGCAAAACCACACCGAACACTCCGCAAGgccaacaacaacagcaacagccaCAACAGCAGCAGAGTACGGGTCCGAATCTAATGCAAAAATTTACAGAAATGGCAGGTGCCAGTGCAGGCGGAGATATTCTCTCGAAAGGCAAAGAGCTTATCTTTATGAAGTTTGGCTTGGGCAAGTGA